DNA from Nematostella vectensis chromosome 5, jaNemVect1.1, whole genome shotgun sequence:
ACGCTTTGACGTTTGGGTTGCCTGTGATGGTACCCAGTCCCTCGCGgttctgtaaaaaaataaatatggcGGACTCCGCGGAAGAGCACTGGCCGATAACAAAGCAAATCAAACTCGAGAAGTTTGACCCTACAGAACATCAACATAGGAGATATAATCCCTTGAAGGGAGAGTGGATCCTCGTGTCCCCTCATCGCATGAAAAGACCGTGGCAAGGACAGAAAGAGAAAGCATGTGAACAGGAAGTTCCTAGATGGGACCAAAATAACCCTCTGTGCCCTCGCACTGCGCGCGCTAGCGGCAAGGTAGGAAAGCAGAGGCGTATTTAGGGGTAGGCCGAGCGCCTCCCCCCCTTATTTtaagatatttggcttaaaaataacaagtaatataaggaaatacacAGAAGAACATTGAATCcggcccccctttcttgaaacccttgcttcccccccccccccccccccctttttggaGCTCCTGGATACGCCCCTGGAAAGGCAAACAAGGGGATGGTATCACAAATACCCAGAGCTCATACGGTGAAAATGCTGTTGCCAAACATACTAGCTAAGTTTGCAACTGAGGTAAATAACAATTGTTAAAGTTGGTAAATAATAACTGAATTAAGCTACTACAAACGGTAGTCTTCTAAACCTGGCATTCCAATAGTGGAGACGGAGAAGGAAGCAGATATCTAATTACTTATCTTTGTGTGAAAATCTGCGGAGGAAATACAGGGGGGAGAAGGAATAAAGTTCTCCTTCTGCACAGCTGCTGGCTAGGACAAACTTTTACATGAGATGATAAATAgacaaaataacagcaaacaTGCTTTGCTCTTTTTTACTTGAATCTTTAAAcctcattattttttcattgtttcaTACGACCACGTATGAATTCGACCACGTCTAAATCTGGGCTCTTTATTCACCATCTAGCtctattatttatttaatttattagAATCAAACTTCTCAAGTTTATTTCATTCATACAGGATCAGAGCTTTTGCGGGCCTTGGAATATTGGGGGAAGgcaaaattaagaaaatattgggggacacAGCCATGCTCTAATGGTCATTTCTTGTAGTTTTTAAAATTACTGGGGTCAAATGACCCTAGTCCCTACTACTGTCCTGAGAATGGGGATTGCTCTTTTTCATACATGTCTGCCAAATTTTTTTAGCGGGGAAAACAAAAAGTGCACATGCACGGTGAAGCAACATCCAATAACGCTGCGCCACTCTGTACCATTTTAAATACTACTGAGTCTGTAAACCATGGATATGGCCTTCGATCAGGTAGCATGAGGGTCAAAGATTGTTACCTAAAACTAAGCACTTGGAAAGTTTTGTAACTAAGTGAATTTGTGTTGTAAATCTGACCACCACTGTACTCCAGTTTTAACCTACTGCAAATGTAGATAATAAAcccattcattcatttattcattcattcattcattcattcattcgaAAAGAAACAATCCAATCGCAATAATTCTCCTTTTGTGAACAAGCATCTTACAGTCCACTTCCTTCTCTGTTTCCTTCCCTAATAAAAATTAGCCTTAAATCTTCAAAtatactttatttgttttttttttattttatttgcttcTAATAATAGGAAATTTTAATCTAAAGACCACAAGGACCGATGATATTTTTTGGTTGTGATTTTATCCTAGAAAGCAGGCTTTTGGGTGTGAGCAGCCTTTTAAATGTGCTTTGCTGGTCCAATAAAGCTGGCACTGTATGTGTACCATGTTGGGGAGTTCTATAGCTCTTGCTATTGGTTGAAACAATGCAAAGTTGCAGAgtacaaagaaaaaataaagggaaaaaaatgtgtcttccTCCACAGGAAAACCCAGACTATGAGAGCACATATGTCTTTGAGAATGACTTCCCCGCTCTACGACCAGATGTTGCCGTGGCACAAGATTACCTCACCCACCCTTTGCTGAGAAGTGAACCTGCACAGGGAACATGGTAAGATGTGGAACCTGCTGAATGGAAGCCTGCTTCTAAAATTTATTTACTTTTGAAGGGACGGAGTAAGATGGCTATATTACGATTAACCCTCATTACCAGTTGAATCATTAACTATCCATCTGAACAACCTGGACCCATTTTGATAGTACAGTTTATGGTCGTAAAGTTTTCTATTAGACTAATATCTcagatttttttctcttcaataAAAAGATGGTCAGATTGGATTTCAGTTACCTGTTATTTATTCTCTCTTTTGTAGTCGTGTTATGTGTTTTCATCCCTGGTCTGATGTGACTTTGCCTTTGATGTCCGTCCCTGAAATCCTGAAAGTCATCCAGGAATGGATCAAGCAGTTTAATGAACTCAGCAAGACCTACAAATGGGTCCAGGTACTCAACCTCATGAAAACTGTCCAATATGCTTGCATGCACAGAGTTTTCTTTAACTCTTAAActcgcattgtcaccagtttacctcTGGTCAATTACATAACAATTTGTCTGCTTTGCTCTATTTTCTTGACAGATATTCGAGAATAAAGGAGCTGTAATGGGCTGTTCCAATCCTCATCCCCACTGCCAGGTGCAGAGACAACAGGATGTTTACTTAACTAGACCACCCCAGACTTTTAAAAATGCAGTAAAAACAGTACATTTATTTGTGGGATTGAGTTCTTTATATTGGGATATGCAAAATAGGCTGAACATGTTTTTTTGCTGACtgtaaatttcatatcttaacaaaaaaaaaataacagcatAAGACTGCACACTCCTAATGTAAAAGGgaatatatgtatattttatacaagcacaagttttatttttcaggctGAGTGTACTCCTTTATTACCAAATTTCAGCCTTGCTGTTATTAATCCACATGTTCTTGTGGGAGAGTTGTTTGCTTTACTTAGTTTCTCTTTTGTTACATCAGTTAACAATTTTCTATTCTGATAGATCTGGTCAAGTTCTTTTCTTCCAAATGAACCAGCAGCAGAGGTACAATGCTATAAGTTCATGTTTGTCCTGAGCAAAAAGTATTTAATCAATTGGGTGCTGTTTTAAGAGTACTCcgtaaatatttatttaaactTAAGGGCTTTTTATGGACTAATTCAGCATGTGCTGTTTTGATTTGGTTAAAATCCTTTTTCTCattgtgtatgtttttttttaaatttaccaACGTTATAGTTTAATTCCGGTGTtcttacaattatttattctcATTTACCCCTTGTGCATAGGAAAGAATGCAGAAAGACTATCAAGAGAAACATGGGGTACCACTCCTTGTGGACTATGCCAAGTTAGAGTTAGAGCAAAAGGTTGGTTATTACTAATACTGAACAGATTGTTTCTGGGGTGTCCCTTGTGAAGAGGTGTTTGTGGGTGCAGGGGTGTTACAGGGTGCTGGGCCGTTCCAGGGTGTAGGAGTGTTCCAGGATACAGGGTTTTTTGTACGCCCAGGGATGTTTGAGGGTGCAGGGGTCTTCCAGGGCCAAGGGATGTGCCAGGGTGCAGGAGTGTTCATGGGTGCAGAGGAGCTCCAAGTTGTTTCAGGGTGCAGGTTGTTATATTGCTTTTGGACGCAAAAGGGGGTTATTGGCGCAGGGTTGTTCAGGGTGCAGGGAGTTATGGGCGCAGGGTTGTTCATGGACCTAGGGGTGATCCAGGGCTGCAAAAGTGTTCATAGGTACAGGGGTGCTTCAGGACATAGGGGTTTTCTGGGTTATATATCTGTTTTTGTCCATGAGTGTTTTTGGGAAGGGATTTTTTGTCGCTAGTAGGAAATTGGCATTatcttaatttttatttttttttttatttgtgtttattgtagaatctaaaaaaaatgttgaggAATGCTGCCTACAAGATtgtttaagggtgtactgacatctgttgctaaggaaaattAAATATAGCATAAAATCCTTGTAGAAAGTAATGAGGGTATGATATTTGCTAAGTTGACCACCAAAAGTGTGCTGACTTTTTTGATGATGTTATCCCGTGATGTCATcgtgtgacgtcatagatacagaaaaaagcaaatatttcaagtaaaCTTGCTTGATAATAATTATTCAATACGTTTTATGAATCTTGGGGAATCTTGAGCGCATTAAGCCAAGCATGCATTTTAGGAATAATTTGGGAATTATTTGTTGACAATTTTTCAAAGGTCATGAAATCCagattatttgaaataatttccGTTTCTGCTAGATTAACGCTAAATCCATGCTTGACTATATAAAGGAGATTTCAACAATAAGAtataatgaaaaaatattgcgttttgaaataatttggcgACAATAAAAACTTTTCTTTAGAAAACGCAGAACCGGGAGTAAAACAAAGCCAGCGTGTGCACAGACGGCCTGCTCAAACATGCTGATATCTCAGATGATCTGATaatgaaattgaaatgaagtttaaaaacaaattccaatagTGTTTCGTGGTATTTACACTTCTAAGGAACGATATCCGTCATGTCATGATTAAAACTGAAATAGTTTTTTATAAATTCGGGTACAGCGCGCgctactttgaaataagattttcaATCCGTGCGCGAGCGTCTGCGACCGGTGTTTGCAGTGCGCGCAGATATAGTGGAATTTGAAAACTTGGGCTTTAAAAACATTGCCTTAAAAATATTCGcttaaatgtttgtttgtttttacaaaCATGGGAAATAAGGTAAGGTTGAGTTCAACTTAAAGTCCATTTTGGTGAAATTAAAgtgcatatttttatttcttttatttcaagaaAGCTTGTGAATGACGAATTCCGTGTTATGTACGCGCGCGCTCAACGCCACCAGCGTAGCAACGTGGTTactgagcaacactaatgtcagtacacccttaacaGAACTAAATTGACCTCATATGCCCTTCATTTTTATCCTAGGTTAGAAGTGTTGTTAAAAACCAATACTGGCTAGTGGTTGTACCTTATTGGTGAGCCTACATGTAAATCTTATATAAATTAGCTGAACTTAGTTGGTACAGTGTATGCCCAAGTTAAAGAAGGTAAAGATGCCAGAGGTGTTATTATCTCTTTTAGACGTACACACCTTTTCATAAAATAACATTGTCAGGGCAAATGGTGAATGGCAATTGGCAAATGACACAAGACCAATCACTGCTGGTATAATTATTCGTAAGAATAACAGAGACGTAGCCAGGAGGCCCGGTCCCTCctcttttagcagccaaaaatgcCGTAAAtatatgagacattatcttaaatacaggagaaaatgccttgaaagtccctttttggCCCCCTCCCGTTAAAAATTCTGGCTACGCTGCTGAATAAAGATGATAAGTAATATAATCGCAGAAGTTATACACATTTTTCTACATTCAGTAGAGTTTTGACAAGTTCCATTGCTATTTTTTCATAGCAaaactgccatttgacaattggcatttgccatttgcactgacaataTATtatgaaataggtgtatgttaAACCATACAAGGTGTCTTACAATAAAAGTTAATAATAGTAACTGGTGTATACTGAGCCATCAAGCTTAGTTGGGGATAAGCTGATATAGCAAATGTGTAATAAGGTTGCATGAATTTGTGTTATAAAGCAGAGaaaaatttttatttcatttcaaaTGTAATATATTTGATCTTCTtgatctctctttttttttcattttcagggCAACCTGGCCTTATGAAGTCCTTCTACTTCCAAAACGTCATGTGCAGCGAATCTCAGATCTTTCTTCAGATGAACAAATGGGTCAGTCTGTCTAACTATTTCCATTACTTTTATTATCTGTATGATAAAGACTACATAACTAGTGATTATGGCTTTTGTGGCATAGACAtggtttttttgtgtttttttttcaggcctTGCTCAGATCATGAAGGTGTTTCTCACAAAGTATGACAATTTATTTCAATGTTCGTTTCCCTACTCTATGGGGTGGCATGGTGAGTTTCATATTTCGCATTTGGCCTTAAGTGGTAGTTTTTAAAGGTAGCAACAGACTTTTAAAGGTAACAACAGTGTCTGAAATATTATAACCTGGCGTGG
Protein-coding regions in this window:
- the LOC5502062 gene encoding galactose-1-phosphate uridylyltransferase isoform X1, with the translated sequence MVPSPSRFCKKINMADSAEEHWPITKQIKLEKFDPTEHQHRRYNPLKGEWILVSPHRMKRPWQGQKEKACEQEVPRWDQNNPLCPRTARASGKENPDYESTYVFENDFPALRPDVAVAQDYLTHPLLRSEPAQGTCRVMCFHPWSDVTLPLMSVPEILKVIQEWIKQFNELSKTYKWVQIFENKGAVMGCSNPHPHCQIWSSSFLPNEPAAEERMQKDYQEKHGVPLLVDYAKLELEQKVRSVVKNQYWLVVVPYWATWPYEVLLLPKRHVQRISDLSSDEQMGLAQIMKVFLTKYDNLFQCSFPYSMGWHGAPTGSESEDTDFSHWQLHAHYYPPLLRSASVKKFMVGYEMLAQSQRDLTSEQAAEKLRNLPDVHYKMQDS
- the LOC5502062 gene encoding galactose-1-phosphate uridylyltransferase isoform X2; this translates as MVPSPSRFCKKINMADSAEEHWPITKQIKLEKFDPTEHQHRRYNPLKGEWILVSPHRMKRPWQGQKEKACEQEVPRWDQNNPLCPRTARASGKENPDYESTYVFENDFPALRPDVAVAQDYLTHPLLRSEPAQGTCRVMCFHPWSDVTLPLMSVPEILKVIQEWIKQFNELSKTYKWVQIFENKGAVMGCSNPHPHCQIWSSSFLPNEPAAEERMQKDYQEKHGVPLLVDYAKLELEQKVRSVVKNQYWLVVVPYWATWPYEVLLLPKRHVQRISDLSSDEQMGLAQIMKVFLTKYDNLFQCSFPYSMGWHGAPTGSESEDTDFSHWQLHAHYYPPLLRSASAAEKLRNLPDVHYKMQDS